The following coding sequences lie in one Stenotrophomonas rhizophila genomic window:
- a CDS encoding response regulator transcription factor produces MRILVIEDNSDIAANLGDYLEDRGHTVDFAADGVTGLHLAVVHEFDAIVLDLNLPGMDGIEVCRKLRNEARKQTPVLMLTARDSLDNKLAGFDSGADDYLIKPFALQEVEVRLNALSRRGKGVQTRVLETGDLEYNLDTLEVRRQGKLLQLNPTALKILQALMEAAPAVVTRQELETRVWGEELPDSDSLRVHIHGLRAVVDKPFEVPLIQTRHGIGYRIAAPEA; encoded by the coding sequence GTGCGAATTCTTGTAATTGAAGACAACAGCGACATCGCCGCCAACCTGGGTGACTACCTCGAAGACCGTGGCCATACTGTCGACTTCGCCGCCGATGGCGTGACCGGCCTGCATCTGGCGGTGGTCCATGAGTTCGACGCGATCGTGCTGGATCTCAATCTGCCGGGCATGGATGGAATCGAGGTCTGCCGCAAGCTTCGCAACGAAGCACGCAAGCAGACCCCGGTGCTCATGCTGACCGCACGGGATTCGCTGGACAACAAGCTGGCCGGGTTCGATTCCGGTGCGGACGACTACCTGATCAAGCCATTCGCGCTGCAGGAAGTCGAAGTCCGTCTGAACGCCCTGTCGCGTCGCGGCAAGGGCGTGCAGACCCGCGTGCTGGAAACCGGCGACCTTGAATACAACCTGGACACGCTGGAAGTGCGCCGCCAGGGCAAGCTGCTTCAGCTCAACCCGACCGCACTGAAGATCCTGCAGGCACTGATGGAAGCGGCCCCGGCCGTGGTGACCCGGCAGGAGCTGGAAACCCGCGTGTGGGGCGAGGAACTGCCGGATTCGGACTCGCTGCGCGTGCACATCCACGGCCTGCGTGCAGTGGTGGACAAGCCCTTCGAGGTGCCGTTGATCCAGACCCGCCATGGCATCGGATACCGCATCGCCGCCCCGGAAGCCTGA
- a CDS encoding sensor histidine kinase, which produces MASDTASPPRKPDPVTAKGERRRAPYRRRLRSRIIVSFALLGLCLTALFAFATNWTRARVENQLVEDVLNRNIDEFAMRYQLDPGRSPEVPFQQVRAFAYPKDKFDRVREERPEWAAYATGNYNVAGVDEENRPFSYKLAVRKTPDAWFFLAYDMTESIRGEAQLNRALFFSVLVFSVLSLVLGWWSASKVMKPVSDLAARLRAYRGGTSEPEPLAPRFPDDEVGQLAQALDDYSSRLTEVVQRDREFNADVSHELRTPLAVIRGATELLLARPGLDEKVVQRLQRIQRAEQQCTDLIGSLLLLSRNERGQGNSNVARVTEQLLDAHRAQLGGKPLELVLEGDRDLVIDAPESALSVALGNLIGNAVKYSQEGSVRVRVSGNRVDVIDSGPGLSAEDAAKLFQRGYRGTHAGHSQGGGIGLSIVSRLCDLYGWQVSVRPGVERGVVATLTFAPAL; this is translated from the coding sequence ATGGCATCGGATACCGCATCGCCGCCCCGGAAGCCTGATCCGGTGACGGCGAAGGGGGAGCGCCGCCGGGCACCGTACCGGCGTCGGCTGCGCAGTCGCATCATCGTGTCCTTCGCGCTGTTGGGCTTGTGCCTGACAGCGCTGTTTGCGTTTGCCACCAACTGGACCCGCGCACGCGTGGAAAACCAGCTGGTGGAAGACGTGTTGAACCGCAACATCGACGAGTTCGCGATGCGGTATCAACTCGATCCGGGCCGCAGCCCGGAGGTGCCTTTCCAGCAGGTGCGCGCGTTTGCCTACCCCAAGGACAAGTTCGACCGGGTACGTGAGGAGCGACCGGAATGGGCTGCCTACGCCACGGGCAACTACAACGTGGCCGGGGTGGACGAAGAGAATCGTCCGTTTTCCTACAAGCTGGCCGTCCGCAAGACGCCGGATGCGTGGTTCTTCCTCGCGTACGACATGACCGAGAGCATCCGCGGCGAAGCCCAGCTCAACCGCGCGCTGTTCTTCTCCGTCCTGGTCTTCAGCGTGCTGTCGCTGGTACTGGGCTGGTGGTCGGCGTCCAAGGTGATGAAGCCGGTGTCCGACCTGGCCGCGCGCCTGCGCGCCTATCGCGGCGGCACCAGCGAACCGGAGCCGTTGGCCCCGCGCTTCCCCGATGACGAAGTGGGCCAGCTGGCCCAGGCGCTGGATGACTATTCTTCGCGGCTCACCGAAGTGGTGCAGCGCGATCGCGAGTTCAACGCCGACGTCAGCCACGAGCTGCGCACGCCGCTGGCGGTGATTCGCGGCGCTACCGAGCTGCTGCTGGCGCGCCCGGGGCTGGACGAAAAAGTGGTGCAGCGCCTGCAGCGCATCCAGCGCGCCGAACAGCAATGCACCGACCTGATCGGGTCGCTGCTGCTGCTGTCGCGCAACGAGCGCGGGCAGGGCAACAGCAATGTCGCGCGCGTGACCGAGCAGCTGCTGGACGCGCACCGTGCGCAGCTGGGCGGCAAGCCGCTGGAGCTCGTGCTCGAGGGCGACCGCGATCTGGTCATCGATGCGCCCGAATCGGCCTTGTCGGTGGCGCTGGGCAACCTGATCGGCAACGCCGTGAAGTATTCGCAGGAAGGCTCGGTGCGCGTGCGGGTCAGTGGCAACCGCGTGGACGTGATCGACAGCGGTCCCGGCCTGAGCGCCGAAGACGCGGCCAAACTGTTCCAGCGCGGCTACCGCGGCACCCATGCCGGCCATTCGCAGGGCGGCGGCATCGGCCTGTCGATCGTCAGCCGGCTGTGCGACCTGTACGGCTGGCAGGTGAGTGTGCGCCCGGGTGTTGAGCGCGGCGTGGTGGCCACACTGACGTTCGCGCCAGCGCTGTAA
- the coaE gene encoding dephospho-CoA kinase (Dephospho-CoA kinase (CoaE) performs the final step in coenzyme A biosynthesis.), translated as MSSYIIGLTGGIAAGKSELSRRFEALGITVADADVAARDVVAPGSEGLARITAHFGPDILLADGQLDRAALRERIFASAQERQALEAITHPAIRQQLRATCEQATGPYAMAAIPLLAEAGGRQQYPWLDRVLVVDVPVAVQHARLLQRDGITAELADRMIAAQASREQRLALADDVVVNDGQPEHLQAKVEQLDRLYRELATSPR; from the coding sequence ATGAGCAGCTACATCATCGGCCTGACCGGCGGCATCGCCGCCGGCAAGAGCGAGCTCAGCCGCCGCTTCGAGGCGTTGGGCATCACCGTGGCCGACGCCGACGTGGCGGCCCGCGACGTGGTCGCCCCCGGCAGCGAAGGCCTGGCCCGGATCACCGCACACTTTGGACCCGACATCCTGCTGGCCGATGGCCAGCTGGACCGTGCGGCGCTGCGCGAGCGCATCTTCGCTTCCGCGCAGGAGCGCCAGGCCCTGGAAGCCATTACCCATCCGGCGATCCGGCAGCAGCTGCGCGCCACCTGCGAGCAGGCCACCGGGCCTTATGCGATGGCCGCCATTCCGCTGCTGGCCGAGGCCGGCGGCCGCCAGCAATACCCTTGGCTCGACCGGGTGCTGGTGGTGGACGTGCCGGTGGCGGTGCAGCACGCACGCCTGCTGCAGCGCGATGGCATTACGGCCGAACTGGCCGACCGGATGATTGCCGCCCAGGCCAGTAGGGAACAGCGCCTTGCCTTGGCCGATGACGTGGTGGTCAATGATGGCCAGCCGGAGCATCTGCAGGCGAAGGTGGAGCAGCTGGACCGCCTGTACCGCGAATTGGCGACCAGCCCCCGGTAG
- a CDS encoding prepilin peptidase — protein sequence MAFLDQHPGLGYPAAAGLGLLIGSFLNVVILRLPKRLEWQWKRDAREVLEEPDIYEPPPPGIVVEPSHCPHCKHKLSWYENIPLFSWLALRGKCRHCHAPISIQYPLVELVTALLVLASVWQFGFGWQGFGAIVLSCFLVALSGIDLRTQLLPDQLTLPLMWLGLIAASDNLYMPAKPALLGALAGYLSLWSVWWLFKQITGKEGMGHGDFKLLAALGAWCGLKGILPIIMLSSIVGAIIGSIWIYSRGRDRATPIPFGPYLAVAGWIVFMWGEQIINAYMGYAGLR from the coding sequence ATGGCATTTCTCGACCAGCATCCCGGTCTCGGCTACCCCGCCGCGGCCGGACTGGGGCTGCTGATCGGCAGCTTCCTCAACGTAGTCATCCTGCGCCTGCCCAAGCGGCTGGAGTGGCAGTGGAAGCGCGACGCCCGCGAAGTGCTGGAAGAGCCGGACATCTACGAGCCGCCGCCGCCGGGGATCGTGGTGGAGCCATCGCACTGCCCGCACTGCAAGCACAAGCTTTCTTGGTACGAGAACATCCCGCTGTTCAGCTGGCTGGCCCTGCGTGGCAAGTGCCGCCATTGCCACGCCCCCATCTCGATCCAGTACCCACTGGTGGAGCTGGTGACCGCGCTGCTGGTGCTGGCCAGCGTGTGGCAGTTCGGCTTTGGCTGGCAGGGCTTCGGCGCGATCGTGCTGAGCTGCTTCCTGGTGGCCCTGTCCGGGATCGACCTGCGCACCCAGCTGCTGCCGGACCAGTTGACCCTGCCCCTGATGTGGCTGGGCCTGATCGCGGCCAGCGACAATCTCTATATGCCGGCCAAACCGGCCCTGCTGGGCGCCCTGGCCGGCTACCTGTCGCTGTGGTCGGTGTGGTGGCTGTTCAAGCAGATCACCGGCAAGGAAGGCATGGGCCACGGCGATTTCAAGCTGCTGGCCGCGCTGGGGGCCTGGTGCGGCTTGAAGGGCATCCTGCCGATCATCATGTTGTCCTCGATCGTCGGCGCCATCATCGGCTCGATCTGGATCTACTCGCGCGGCCGCGACCGTGCCACGCCCATCCCGTTCGGGCCGTATCTGGCCGTCGCCGGCTGGATCGTCTTCATGTGGGGCGAGCAGATCATCAACGCCTACATGGGCTACGCTGGCCTGCGCTGA